From Streptomyces sp. NBC_01754, a single genomic window includes:
- a CDS encoding transposase → MAAPRKYPDELRERATRLAIEARKDPVGRAGAIKRIADQLDVHPEALRGWVKRAEIDSGVVPGTTSSEAARIAELEREVKELRRANAILKSASAFFAAELCATRRDVDREVVEDHFRRAAVAA, encoded by the coding sequence ATGGCTGCTCCCCGTAAGTACCCCGACGAGCTGCGCGAGCGTGCGACGCGGCTGGCGATCGAGGCCCGTAAGGATCCCGTCGGCAGGGCTGGTGCGATCAAGCGGATCGCCGATCAGCTCGACGTGCACCCCGAGGCCCTGCGGGGCTGGGTCAAGCGGGCCGAAATCGACTCGGGTGTCGTGCCCGGCACGACCAGCTCGGAGGCGGCCCGGATCGCGGAGCTGGAGCGGGAGGTGAAGGAACTGCGGCGGGCGAACGCGATTTTGAAGTCCGCCTCGGCTTTCTTCGCCGCGGAGCTGTGCGCCACGAGGCGCGATGTTGATCGAGAGGTGGTGGAAGACCACTTCCGTCGGGCCGCCGTAGCGGCCTGA
- a CDS encoding DUF7224 domain-containing protein — translation MILLGNLRASSAPWLILPTLLYLGTYVGGENFWGVPGYGPASGELAAWGVTVIVPTVAGAAAWEAGRQRRLGDIRRVGARSAVGQWLWAARPVFALHVVLVAGALVTAGLEVGAWPSGAGLLAVGHLLVLPLGWMVIGWVVGLLCPRAVAAPAAAVGSWVWLAVPHSMSSPAWRHLGGFVIEGSTLTDILDPLVFLVPWLVTAGFATAAVLTTGVRRRPWLPAVSAAIVVGTLVGGRSLVADWGFSPLTAARVGHTVCVGKAPAVCVPEEYESEAASLRRDSLPALKALQAAGLPMPRTLRMASDDLALKPGTWPLYWSPENPTGQLDIGLARSAVTGVAALTGVRDCRRPSIADTWALLAVGTDERKVRETVPDQEWVQLQRIRELPAAQQTDWFTKTVQDQTHCVAGLT, via the coding sequence GTGATCTTGCTCGGAAACCTGCGTGCGTCCTCCGCCCCGTGGCTGATCCTGCCGACGCTCCTTTATCTGGGCACGTACGTCGGCGGCGAGAACTTCTGGGGCGTCCCCGGCTACGGCCCGGCCTCGGGCGAACTCGCCGCCTGGGGCGTCACTGTGATCGTCCCGACGGTGGCCGGGGCCGCCGCCTGGGAAGCCGGCCGTCAACGGCGTCTGGGAGACATCCGGAGAGTCGGCGCACGAAGCGCCGTCGGCCAGTGGCTCTGGGCGGCCCGGCCGGTCTTCGCCCTCCATGTGGTTCTCGTCGCGGGCGCGCTCGTCACGGCCGGACTGGAGGTCGGCGCCTGGCCAAGTGGGGCCGGCTTGCTCGCCGTCGGGCACCTGCTGGTGCTTCCCCTTGGCTGGATGGTGATCGGCTGGGTGGTGGGGCTTCTGTGTCCCCGCGCCGTTGCCGCGCCGGCAGCCGCGGTCGGCAGCTGGGTCTGGCTGGCCGTTCCGCACTCCATGAGCTCCCCGGCATGGCGTCATCTCGGCGGCTTCGTCATCGAGGGATCCACCCTGACCGACATCCTTGATCCGCTCGTCTTCCTCGTCCCATGGCTGGTTACCGCGGGATTCGCGACAGCCGCTGTTCTGACGACCGGTGTGCGCCGCAGGCCGTGGCTGCCGGCGGTCAGCGCCGCGATCGTCGTAGGAACGCTCGTCGGTGGCCGCAGTCTTGTAGCGGACTGGGGCTTCAGCCCCTTGACGGCCGCACGCGTCGGCCACACGGTGTGCGTGGGCAAAGCGCCCGCGGTCTGTGTTCCAGAAGAGTACGAATCCGAAGCCGCAAGTCTGCGCCGTGATTCCCTGCCCGCGCTGAAGGCACTGCAGGCCGCCGGGCTCCCCATGCCTCGGACGCTGCGGATGGCCTCCGACGACCTGGCGTTGAAACCAGGCACCTGGCCCCTGTACTGGTCACCGGAAAACCCCACCGGCCAACTCGACATCGGCCTCGCCCGATCAGCCGTCACCGGTGTCGCAGCGCTCACCGGAGTGCGTGACTGCCGCCGGCCCTCAATCGCCGACACCTGGGCGCTGTTGGCCGTAGGAACAGACGAAAGGAAAGTGCGGGAGACCGTACCCGACCAGGAATGGGTGCAGCTCCAGCGCATCCGCGAACTCCCGGCCGCACAGCAGACGGACTGGTTCACCAAGACCGTCCAGGACCAAACCCACTGTGTGGCAGGTCTGACGTGA
- a CDS encoding MFS transporter: MRNGRRWRHPLGHRLGRRFGWLWGAYGTSALGTWLAFGAFPLIAVQVLHAGPAEVAALSSAGAAAGALVAVPLGPWVEFRRKRPVLIATDLVRFAALLSIPATFALGALTFLQLLLVSVVVAAADITFRTASGAYLKTLLPAEDLLAANARFESTAWTTTVIGPPLGGAAIGLLGPMATVVADAVSYLLSALGIRAMGGHEHRPERREATRRRAGDLLDGWRYILADATLRPLFFNTTAFNGLVMAIQPMLAVLMLGRLGFAPWQYGLAFSAPAIGGLLGSLLARPLVTRFGQHQVLVTAGTLRAIWLVCLAFLRPGVGGLVLVIGVELGLVFCCGVFNPVHSTYRLARTATDRVARTLSAWAVTAKATTALLTAVWGVLGTLLGPRTAIGLAGVLLLGTPLLLPRRAAAPLPAPHPAPSGT, encoded by the coding sequence ATGAGGAACGGGCGCCGGTGGCGGCATCCGCTCGGACATCGGCTGGGCCGGCGGTTCGGCTGGCTCTGGGGAGCGTACGGAACCAGCGCGCTCGGCACATGGCTCGCCTTCGGCGCGTTCCCGCTGATCGCCGTCCAGGTGCTGCACGCCGGACCGGCCGAGGTCGCCGCGCTCTCCTCGGCGGGGGCGGCGGCGGGCGCGCTCGTGGCGGTGCCGCTCGGCCCGTGGGTGGAGTTCCGCCGCAAGCGGCCGGTACTGATCGCCACGGACCTGGTGCGGTTCGCGGCGCTGCTGTCGATCCCCGCCACGTTCGCGCTCGGCGCGCTCACCTTCCTTCAGCTCCTGCTGGTCTCGGTCGTCGTCGCGGCGGCCGACATCACCTTCCGCACCGCCTCCGGCGCGTACCTGAAGACGTTGCTGCCGGCCGAGGACCTGCTTGCCGCCAACGCCCGGTTCGAGTCCACCGCCTGGACGACCACGGTCATCGGTCCGCCGCTGGGCGGAGCGGCGATCGGGCTCCTCGGTCCGATGGCGACGGTGGTGGCCGACGCGGTCAGCTACCTGCTCTCCGCTCTGGGCATCCGCGCGATGGGCGGGCACGAACACCGGCCCGAGCGCCGAGAGGCCACGCGCAGGCGGGCCGGGGACCTGCTCGACGGCTGGCGGTACATCCTCGCCGACGCGACGCTACGACCGCTGTTCTTCAACACCACCGCGTTCAACGGTTTGGTGATGGCCATTCAGCCGATGCTCGCCGTCCTGATGCTCGGCCGGCTGGGGTTCGCTCCCTGGCAGTACGGCCTCGCCTTCTCCGCGCCCGCCATCGGCGGACTGCTCGGTTCCCTGCTGGCCCGGCCGCTCGTCACCCGGTTCGGACAGCACCAGGTCCTCGTCACGGCCGGTACGCTGCGCGCGATCTGGCTCGTCTGCCTGGCCTTCCTGCGGCCGGGCGTGGGAGGGCTGGTGCTCGTGATCGGTGTCGAGCTCGGACTCGTCTTCTGCTGCGGGGTCTTCAACCCCGTCCACAGCACCTACCGCCTCGCGCGCACCGCGACCGACCGGGTCGCCCGCACACTCTCCGCCTGGGCGGTGACGGCCAAGGCCACGACCGCGCTCCTGACAGCCGTCTGGGGCGTGCTGGGCACCCTGCTCGGTCCGCGTACGGCCATCGGCCTGGCCGGCGTACTCCTGCTGGGGACCCCGCTGCTGCTCCCCCGCCGCGCGGCGGCGCCCCTCCCGGCACCGCATCCGGCACCGAGCGGCACCTGA
- a CDS encoding alpha/beta hydrolase: MDTRRLFTVFATALATAGLLVSGCSGGGSAPRASATGSAVAEELQPYYGQKLRWRDCGVEGFRCTTMKAPLDYAKPDGGDIDLAVSRKKATGPGERIGSLLVNPGGPGGSAIGYLQGYAAIGYPEPVRARYDMVAIDPRGVGRSEPVTCLTGKEMDAYTQVDQTPDDDAEAAKLNEAFSTFAAGCEKHSGKILPHVSTVETARDMDILRALLGDEKLHYVGASYGTFLGATYADLFPSRVGRLVLDGALDPSLPAADINRDQTAGFETAFQSFAADCVKEKDCPLGTTSAADAATALKKLFADLDAKPIETGESRKLGESLATTGVIAAMYDEAAWPQLRQALAGAQRGDGSGLLALADSYYEREPDGTYANLMFANAAVNCLDMAPAFTRPEEVERALPDFEKASPVFGKGFAWAALNCGPWPVPPTGTPHPTEAEGAAPIVVVGTTRDPATPYKWAKSLAAQLSSGRLLTYEGDGHTAYGRGSDCVDTAINTYLLEGTPPEDGRKCS; this comes from the coding sequence ATGGACACCAGGCGCCTGTTCACCGTCTTCGCCACCGCGCTCGCCACCGCCGGTCTTCTCGTATCCGGTTGCAGCGGCGGCGGATCGGCGCCCCGCGCCTCGGCCACGGGTTCCGCCGTCGCCGAGGAGCTCCAGCCGTACTACGGGCAGAAGCTGCGATGGCGGGACTGCGGGGTGGAGGGTTTCCGGTGCACCACCATGAAGGCCCCACTCGACTACGCCAAGCCCGACGGCGGTGACATCGACCTGGCCGTCTCCCGCAAGAAGGCCACGGGCCCGGGCGAACGGATCGGTTCACTCCTGGTGAACCCGGGCGGCCCCGGCGGTTCGGCCATCGGGTACCTCCAGGGATACGCGGCGATCGGCTACCCGGAGCCCGTCCGCGCCCGGTACGACATGGTGGCCATCGATCCGCGCGGAGTGGGCCGCAGCGAACCCGTCACCTGCCTGACCGGCAAGGAGATGGACGCCTACACCCAGGTGGACCAGACCCCCGACGACGACGCGGAGGCCGCGAAGCTGAACGAGGCCTTCAGCACGTTCGCGGCCGGCTGCGAGAAGCACTCGGGCAAGATCCTCCCGCACGTCTCGACGGTCGAGACGGCGAGGGACATGGACATCCTGCGCGCCCTGCTCGGTGACGAGAAGCTGCACTACGTGGGGGCCTCGTACGGAACCTTCCTCGGCGCGACGTACGCCGACCTGTTCCCGAGCCGCGTGGGCCGGCTCGTTCTCGACGGCGCGTTGGACCCCTCGCTCCCCGCGGCCGACATCAACCGCGACCAGACCGCCGGGTTCGAGACGGCGTTCCAGTCGTTCGCGGCGGACTGCGTCAAGGAGAAGGACTGTCCGCTCGGCACCACGTCCGCCGCCGACGCGGCGACCGCGCTGAAGAAGCTCTTCGCCGACCTGGACGCGAAGCCGATCGAGACGGGGGAGAGCCGGAAGCTGGGCGAGTCCCTGGCGACGACCGGTGTGATCGCCGCGATGTACGACGAGGCGGCCTGGCCGCAGCTCCGGCAGGCGCTCGCCGGCGCCCAGCGGGGCGACGGCTCCGGCCTGCTGGCGCTGGCCGACAGCTACTACGAGCGCGAGCCGGACGGTACGTACGCGAACCTGATGTTCGCCAACGCCGCGGTGAACTGCCTCGACATGGCACCCGCCTTCACGCGTCCGGAAGAGGTCGAGAGGGCCCTCCCCGACTTCGAGAAGGCCTCACCGGTCTTCGGCAAGGGCTTCGCCTGGGCCGCCCTGAACTGCGGCCCGTGGCCCGTCCCCCCGACCGGCACACCCCACCCCACCGAGGCCGAGGGCGCCGCCCCGATCGTCGTCGTCGGTACCACCCGCGACCCGGCCACGCCCTACAAGTGGGCGAAGTCGCTCGCCGCGCAGCTCTCCTCCGGCCGCCTCCTCACTTACGAGGGCGACGGGCACACGGCGTACGGCCGCGGCAGCGACTGTGTCGACACGGCGATCAACACCTACCTGCTGGAGGGCACGCCACCCGAGGACGGCAGGAAGTGCTCCTGA
- a CDS encoding nitroreductase/quinone reductase family protein, whose translation MSFNQSVIDEFRANQGKVGGYFEGSDLLLLTTTGAKSGEERTVPLGYVRHGDELLVIGSDLGGPKHPDWYHNVLAHPLVTVEIGADSFEAVAVPAEGEHRDRLFAHVVASEPGYGEYQENTTRVLPVVALQKSDPAPGEGPAQVRSLADKLVEVHVWLRGQLRHVSAEVDEYFAKAAAHEGEGAASAVGLGLQIRQHCLAFCQTLEFHHAGEDAHMFPALAAQNPHLADVFERLRTEHVTVARLQQELSALLSDITGADPERFRKELARMSSELNAHLDYEEESLLPPLSEIPFPPGPPSAA comes from the coding sequence ATGTCCTTCAACCAGTCCGTCATCGACGAGTTCCGCGCGAACCAGGGAAAGGTCGGCGGCTATTTCGAGGGCAGTGACCTGCTGCTGCTCACCACCACCGGCGCCAAGTCGGGCGAGGAGCGGACCGTCCCGCTGGGCTACGTGCGTCACGGCGACGAGCTCCTGGTCATCGGCTCCGACCTGGGCGGGCCCAAGCACCCCGACTGGTACCACAACGTGCTCGCGCATCCGCTGGTGACGGTGGAGATCGGTGCCGACTCCTTCGAGGCGGTCGCGGTGCCGGCCGAGGGCGAGCACCGCGACCGGCTGTTCGCGCACGTGGTGGCCTCGGAGCCGGGCTACGGCGAGTACCAGGAGAACACCACCCGTGTCCTGCCCGTGGTGGCGCTGCAGAAGAGCGACCCCGCTCCGGGCGAGGGCCCGGCGCAGGTGCGGAGCCTGGCCGACAAGCTGGTCGAGGTGCACGTGTGGCTGCGCGGGCAGCTGCGGCACGTGAGTGCCGAGGTGGACGAGTACTTCGCGAAGGCAGCCGCGCACGAGGGCGAGGGGGCGGCGTCGGCGGTGGGGCTCGGGCTCCAGATCCGCCAGCACTGCCTGGCCTTCTGCCAGACGCTGGAGTTCCACCACGCCGGTGAGGACGCCCACATGTTCCCCGCGCTCGCGGCGCAGAACCCGCACCTGGCGGACGTCTTCGAGCGGCTGCGGACCGAACACGTCACGGTTGCGCGGCTGCAGCAGGAGCTGAGCGCGCTGCTCTCCGACATCACGGGTGCCGACCCGGAGCGGTTCCGCAAGGAGCTGGCCCGGATGTCCTCGGAGCTGAACGCCCACCTCGACTACGAGGAGGAGTCGCTGCTGCCGCCGCTCTCAGAGATCCCCTTCCCGCCCGGGCCGCCGTCGGCCGCCTGA
- a CDS encoding carbohydrate binding domain-containing protein — MKRTRTQRLRRSLAMAMAGGGIAGLLTAIPGVPAPAPAPATVPVAAAENTATVFYYTKTKNWSQYNLHYAPDGGSWTAVPGVRMEAACTDWVKKTVTLGSAEGLKATFNNGSGTWDNNADRNYDLGAGAITVRDGVIAHSDPCAGGGDPDPGPAPGTGNTATVYYSTQTLGWTTTNLHHQPAGGEWTAVPGLGMRSACTGWWKKDVDLGTATSMKAAFNNGNGVWDNNNGDDYTLAAGVSTVKDRVVAKDAADPCAAEAPDTEAPTIPTGVTAKADGVSVILTWEPSTDDREVTRYQVTRTGGTKGTMVTDVSSTVLSVADLEEKTAYTFTVKAADAAGNLSPSSAAATATTGDKPSAPAQGKPLGTDPRKDPIYFVLTARFNDGDTGNNRGGSQHESSGNAANDDPMFRGDFKGLVDKLDYIKGLGMSAIWITPVVLNRSDYDYHGYHGYDFYQVDRRLESAGASYQDLINAAHAKGMKIYQDVVYNHSSRWGAKGLFTPKHYGVRDAQWSWYYDEPNASFEYDGLSVEPKSGKSYYNGDLWSTEQPTGNTCVGWGDQAGTSPEGYHVYNCQWPDATSGVWPKDIYHTCWLGNWEGEDSRSCWLHDDLADFDTESPKVQNYLIGAYDKYIDMGVDGFRVDTAVHIPRTTWNRRFLPAVQERVTQRFGAEAAKNFLVFGEVGAFVNDKWNRGSVNHSAQFFTWKERKEYSADDAEAALEMYDFENTAGVAAQPSSTNAFLEGNAYHTPDHSKFSGMNIIDMRMHMNFGDASNAFHNGKDSDDATNDATYNVVYVDSHDYGPNKSGERYTGGTDAWAENMSLMWTFRGIPALYYGSEIEFQKGKQIDCGPSCPLATTGRAYYGDHLQGDVKASEFSKVDSATGAVADTLSKPLVEHVQRLNEIRRAVPALQTGQYSTEGISGDMAYKRRYTSGSTDSFALVTVTGGASYTGIPDGTYRDAVTGDTQVVTDGKLTVAAPGKGNLRVYVLNGTGQIGTAGPYLK, encoded by the coding sequence ATGAAACGCACTCGCACACAGCGGCTCAGACGGTCATTGGCCATGGCGATGGCCGGCGGCGGTATCGCGGGACTGCTGACCGCGATACCCGGTGTTCCCGCCCCCGCCCCCGCCCCCGCGACCGTGCCCGTCGCGGCCGCCGAGAACACCGCCACCGTCTTCTACTACACGAAGACGAAGAACTGGTCCCAGTACAACCTGCACTACGCGCCGGACGGAGGTTCCTGGACCGCGGTTCCGGGCGTACGGATGGAGGCCGCCTGTACCGACTGGGTGAAGAAGACCGTCACCCTGGGTTCCGCCGAGGGCCTGAAGGCCACGTTCAACAACGGTTCCGGTACCTGGGACAACAACGCGGACAGGAACTACGATCTCGGCGCGGGCGCCATCACCGTCAGGGACGGCGTGATCGCCCACTCCGACCCGTGCGCCGGTGGCGGAGACCCGGACCCCGGCCCGGCACCGGGTACCGGCAACACGGCCACGGTCTACTACTCCACCCAGACCCTGGGCTGGACCACCACCAACCTCCACCACCAGCCCGCCGGAGGAGAGTGGACCGCCGTGCCCGGCCTCGGCATGCGGAGCGCGTGCACCGGCTGGTGGAAGAAGGACGTCGACCTCGGCACCGCCACCTCGATGAAGGCCGCCTTCAACAACGGCAACGGGGTGTGGGACAACAACAACGGCGACGACTACACACTCGCGGCCGGAGTGAGCACCGTGAAGGACCGGGTGGTGGCGAAGGACGCCGCCGACCCCTGCGCCGCGGAGGCGCCGGACACCGAGGCGCCGACCATCCCCACCGGGGTGACGGCGAAGGCCGACGGTGTGTCCGTCATCCTGACCTGGGAGCCCTCCACCGACGACAGGGAGGTCACCAGGTACCAGGTCACCCGCACCGGGGGAACCAAGGGCACGATGGTCACCGACGTGAGCTCCACGGTGCTGTCGGTGGCGGACCTGGAGGAGAAGACCGCCTACACCTTCACCGTCAAGGCGGCCGACGCGGCCGGCAACCTCTCCCCGTCGTCAGCGGCGGCCACCGCGACCACCGGCGACAAGCCGTCCGCTCCCGCCCAGGGCAAGCCGCTGGGCACCGACCCGCGCAAGGACCCGATCTACTTCGTCCTCACCGCCCGCTTCAACGACGGCGACACCGGCAACAACCGGGGCGGCAGCCAGCACGAGAGCTCGGGCAACGCCGCCAACGACGACCCCATGTTCCGCGGTGACTTCAAGGGTCTGGTCGACAAGCTCGACTACATCAAGGGCCTGGGCATGTCGGCCATCTGGATCACCCCGGTGGTCCTGAACCGGTCCGACTACGACTACCACGGTTACCACGGCTACGACTTCTACCAGGTCGACCGGCGCCTGGAGTCGGCCGGTGCCTCCTACCAGGACCTCATCAACGCCGCCCACGCCAAGGGCATGAAGATCTACCAGGACGTCGTGTACAACCACTCCTCGCGCTGGGGAGCCAAGGGCCTGTTCACGCCGAAGCACTACGGGGTGCGCGACGCGCAGTGGAGCTGGTACTACGACGAACCCAACGCCTCCTTCGAGTACGACGGCCTGTCCGTCGAGCCCAAGTCCGGCAAGTCGTACTACAACGGCGATCTGTGGTCCACCGAACAGCCCACGGGTAACACCTGTGTCGGCTGGGGCGACCAGGCGGGTACCTCGCCGGAGGGCTACCACGTCTACAACTGCCAGTGGCCCGACGCCACTTCCGGTGTGTGGCCCAAGGACATCTACCACACCTGCTGGCTCGGGAACTGGGAGGGCGAGGACTCGCGCTCCTGCTGGCTGCACGACGACCTGGCCGACTTCGACACCGAGAGCCCCAAAGTCCAGAACTACCTGATCGGCGCGTACGACAAGTACATCGACATGGGCGTCGACGGCTTCCGCGTCGACACGGCCGTCCACATCCCGCGCACCACCTGGAACCGCCGGTTCCTGCCCGCCGTCCAGGAGCGGGTCACGCAGCGGTTCGGTGCGGAGGCCGCGAAGAACTTCCTGGTCTTCGGCGAGGTCGGTGCCTTCGTCAACGACAAGTGGAACCGCGGCTCGGTCAACCACTCCGCCCAGTTCTTCACCTGGAAGGAGCGGAAGGAGTACAGCGCGGACGACGCCGAGGCCGCACTGGAGATGTACGACTTCGAGAACACCGCCGGCGTCGCCGCACAGCCGAGCTCCACGAACGCCTTCCTGGAGGGGAACGCCTACCACACCCCCGATCACAGCAAGTTCTCGGGCATGAACATCATCGACATGCGCATGCACATGAACTTCGGCGACGCGTCCAACGCCTTCCACAACGGCAAGGACTCCGACGACGCCACCAACGACGCCACCTACAACGTCGTCTACGTGGACAGCCATGACTACGGCCCCAACAAGAGCGGCGAACGCTACACCGGCGGTACCGACGCCTGGGCCGAGAACATGTCGCTGATGTGGACCTTCCGTGGCATCCCCGCCCTCTACTACGGCTCGGAGATCGAGTTCCAGAAGGGCAAGCAGATCGACTGCGGCCCCTCCTGCCCGCTGGCGACCACCGGCCGCGCCTACTACGGCGACCACCTCCAGGGTGATGTGAAGGCGTCGGAGTTCAGCAAGGTCGACTCCGCCACCGGCGCGGTCGCCGACACCCTCTCCAAGCCCCTGGTCGAACACGTCCAGCGGCTCAACGAGATCCGCCGCGCCGTCCCGGCCCTCCAGACGGGCCAGTACTCCACGGAGGGCATCAGCGGAGACATGGCCTACAAGCGCCGCTACACCAGCGGCAGTACCGACAGCTTCGCCCTGGTCACCGTCACGGGCGGGGCCTCCTACACCGGCATCCCCGACGGCACCTACCGGGACGCCGTCACCGGAGACACCCAGGTCGTCACCGACGGCAAGCTCACCGTGGCCGCACCCGGCAAGGGCAACCTCCGCGTCTACGTCCTCAACGGCACCGGCCAGATCGGAACCGCCGGTCCCTACCTGAAGTAG
- a CDS encoding IS3 family transposase, whose translation MPAGFGKRSGETGRPKGRNRASDRLSRTVHCDEGRYIDQYKETFGVQPICDVLAETDAPIAPSAYYAARSRPPSARSLRDEQLTEEIRRIHADNYGVYGARKIHAALVREGVEVARCTVERLMRAAGLRGVIRAKSPRTTRPAPETDRPADLVERQFTATAPNQLWVADITYIRTFSGWVYAAFVIDVFSRMVVGWQVATSLYTDLALDALEMAIWRRRHTGADLAGLTHHSDRGVQYRAIRYTERLADEAAVASVGSKGDSYDNALAEAFNSLFKAELIRNKGPWTSMNDVEIAVAEYVDWFNQRRLHGELGHITPAECEATHYAAEPPASLQKTS comes from the coding sequence GTGCCCGCCGGGTTCGGGAAGCGGTCCGGGGAAACGGGCCGGCCGAAAGGCCGGAACCGCGCCTCGGACCGACTTTCACGGACCGTCCACTGCGATGAAGGGCGCTACATCGACCAGTACAAGGAGACGTTCGGCGTCCAGCCGATCTGTGACGTCCTCGCCGAGACGGACGCGCCGATCGCGCCGAGCGCCTACTACGCCGCCCGCTCCCGCCCGCCGTCGGCCCGCAGTCTGCGCGATGAGCAGCTCACCGAGGAGATACGCCGCATCCACGCCGACAACTACGGCGTCTACGGGGCCCGCAAGATTCATGCCGCCCTGGTCCGCGAAGGCGTCGAGGTGGCCCGCTGCACCGTCGAACGCCTGATGAGAGCGGCCGGACTTCGCGGCGTGATCCGGGCCAAGAGCCCGCGCACCACCCGTCCCGCCCCCGAGACCGACCGTCCGGCCGACCTGGTCGAGCGGCAATTCACCGCAACTGCCCCCAATCAGCTGTGGGTTGCTGACATCACCTACATCAGAACGTTCTCCGGCTGGGTCTATGCGGCCTTCGTCATCGACGTCTTCTCCCGCATGGTCGTCGGCTGGCAGGTCGCCACCAGCCTCTACACCGATCTCGCCCTCGACGCGCTGGAGATGGCGATCTGGCGCCGCCGGCACACCGGCGCCGACCTGGCCGGCCTCACGCATCACTCGGACCGCGGAGTCCAATATCGAGCCATTCGCTACACCGAACGCCTCGCCGACGAGGCGGCCGTGGCCTCGGTCGGGTCCAAGGGCGACAGCTATGACAACGCCCTCGCCGAGGCGTTCAACAGCCTCTTCAAAGCCGAGCTGATCCGCAACAAGGGGCCCTGGACGTCCATGAACGACGTTGAGATCGCGGTCGCCGAGTACGTCGACTGGTTCAACCAGCGTCGCCTGCACGGCGAGCTCGGGCACATCACCCCCGCCGAGTGCGAGGCCACCCACTACGCGGCCGAACCCCCGGCGTCACTCCAGAAAACCAGCTAA
- a CDS encoding group II intron maturase-specific domain-containing protein has protein sequence MDEYIAQVPGGPSAGKVDRARRHRHGLPNYRLIRYADDWCLMVFGSKADAEVLREEITEVLSKMGLRLSPEKTLITHIDEGLDFLGWHIQRHRKRGTSQYYVYTYPAKKAVQAVKRKVKTLCREVEVNQPLDDLLRRLHMALRGWCAYFRPGVSSATFAYLSHYTWQTVWRWMRRKHRRSTWKEIRNRYCGGGWWPSSENRELFDPEKVGATRYRYRGSIIPAPWPIAG, from the coding sequence GTGGACGAGTACATCGCCCAGGTGCCGGGAGGCCCGAGCGCTGGGAAAGTGGACCGTGCCAGACGGCACCGCCATGGTCTGCCCAACTACCGCCTTATTAGGTATGCGGACGACTGGTGCCTGATGGTCTTCGGCTCGAAAGCTGATGCCGAGGTCCTGCGCGAGGAAATCACTGAGGTCTTGTCCAAGATGGGCTTGCGCCTGTCGCCGGAGAAGACCTTGATTACCCATATCGATGAGGGACTGGACTTTCTCGGGTGGCACATCCAGCGTCACCGCAAGAGGGGGACCAGTCAGTACTACGTCTACACCTATCCCGCGAAGAAGGCTGTCCAGGCCGTGAAGCGGAAGGTCAAGACGCTGTGCCGCGAGGTCGAAGTGAACCAGCCGTTGGATGACCTGCTGCGTCGTTTGCATATGGCGTTGCGGGGCTGGTGTGCTTACTTCCGGCCCGGGGTGTCCTCCGCAACCTTCGCTTATCTGAGCCACTACACGTGGCAGACGGTATGGCGATGGATGCGGCGAAAACACCGCCGGTCCACCTGGAAGGAAATCCGCAACCGCTATTGTGGCGGCGGATGGTGGCCCTCCAGTGAGAACAGGGAGCTGTTCGATCCTGAGAAGGTAGGCGCGACCCGCTACCGATACCGAGGCTCGATAATTCCGGCTCCCTGGCCCATCGCGGGATGA
- a CDS encoding ABC transporter ATP-binding protein has protein sequence MPLHYQSCTFRYSRRTRPVIDRLDLRFSPGNTVLLGPNGAGKSTLLALGASASAPQRGEIRFGELRSTNRKSLHAYRRRVSWLPQRASLLSGLTCQEHVAYVGWLKGMRERDAWRAAPAAIERVGLTAKIKDKAGTLSGGQQQRLAIAQALVHDAELLLLDEPTVGLDPTQRRRFHDLLVELRGSVHVIVSTHDIADLDQAFDEVVVLENGIPRFQGTVPEFESHADSQSVPGRRLESAYSELLGSVEL, from the coding sequence ATGCCGTTGCACTACCAGTCCTGCACCTTCCGTTACAGCCGCAGAACGCGCCCTGTCATCGACAGACTCGACCTGCGTTTCTCGCCGGGCAACACGGTGCTGCTCGGCCCGAACGGGGCGGGCAAGAGCACGCTGCTCGCGTTGGGTGCCAGTGCGAGCGCCCCTCAGAGGGGCGAGATCCGCTTCGGGGAGCTGCGGTCAACGAACCGTAAGAGCCTGCACGCCTACCGACGCAGGGTTTCCTGGCTGCCGCAGAGGGCCTCGTTGCTTTCCGGGCTGACGTGCCAGGAACACGTCGCCTACGTGGGCTGGCTGAAGGGAATGCGTGAGCGGGATGCCTGGCGTGCCGCCCCTGCGGCGATCGAACGCGTGGGGCTGACGGCAAAGATCAAGGACAAGGCCGGCACCCTGTCCGGTGGCCAGCAGCAGCGGCTGGCCATCGCGCAGGCACTCGTACACGACGCGGAACTCCTCCTGCTGGACGAGCCCACCGTCGGGCTGGACCCCACCCAGCGCCGCAGGTTTCATGACCTTCTCGTCGAACTCCGCGGAAGCGTGCATGTCATCGTGTCCACACACGACATAGCCGACCTCGACCAGGCCTTCGACGAAGTCGTGGTCCTGGAGAACGGCATCCCGAGGTTCCAGGGCACGGTCCCGGAGTTCGAGAGTCATGCCGACTCCCAGAGCGTGCCGGGACGGCGTCTGGAGAGTGCCTACTCCGAGCTGCTGGGATCGGTGGAACTGTGA